ATGCGTTCGAGCGCTTTATGCACGACGACCAATCACGGTTACCCGCGCTAATCAAAGCTGGCCTGCTGCACGTGCAGTTCGAAACGATCCATCCGTTTCTCGATGGTAACGGTCGTATCGGCCGGCTGCTTGTAACCCTATATCTTTGCATGAACGGAGTTTTGCGAAAGCCGCTGCTCTACCTCAGCCTCTATCTGAAGTCGCATCGGAGAGAGTACTATCGGCTACTGCAAGAGGTTCGCGAACATGGTAATTGGGAAGCTTGGCTGGAGTTCTTCCTGACGGGCGTCGCCGACACTGCCAATCAAGCGTTTGAGGCTGCTACTCAGATCGTCGATCTTTTCAAGGAAGATCGGGAGCGGATAACGATGGAGAGTGATAGAGCTGGGTCGGCCCTTCGCATTCACGAGCTGTTCCAGCAAAATCCTTTTCACACAGCGAATCAGATTGTTCAGGTGACTGGTTTGTCCGCGCCAACGGTCAACGCCGCACTCGCCGACCTAGAGCGATTGGGCATCGTTGATGAGGTTACCGGACGCAAGCGTGGCCGGGTGTTCAGCTATCGACGATACCTTGCGATTCTAGGAGAAGGCACCGATCCCTTGCCTCTCAATTCATGACAAATTGATGGGCAGAAGGTTCGACTTTTATCAAGGCGGAGATCGGCCTCACCGATAGGACGACGAAACACCAAACAGTGCCGCCTGAGCGGCCCGCCGGTTTCATCATCGCGATGAGCCCGCGGGTGATATGCCTATGACCCTTAGGTTGACCCGTTTGAAAAGCCTTCGTCGTGTACAGTCGCTCCTTCGAGGATCAGTCGCCGATGCAGCTGGTCGATAGCCCGTTGGAAGACGGCCGGATCATCCAGCGCTCGAGACAGAACGATCGCGCCCTGAATGGCGAGAACGGCGTCTTCCGACAGGAGACGCGCCTGCTCAGCGTCACGTCCTTGCCGGACGAGCGCCGCTTGCAGAGCGTCTACCCAGGCGACGAAGTAACCCCGGATGGCTTGAGCGAAGAGGTCTCTGGTGTTGGCGACAGCCAAGGCACCAACGAGACAGACGCGCCGGCCAGACCTGAAGTATTTTGCGGTTTCATCGAGCATCGTCGCAATTGCGGCGTCGGCATCGTCTCCGTCCCGCAGGGGAGAATAGACGGAATATTCAAACCATTGCTCGATTTCGGCGAGCACAGCCCGGACCATCTCCTCCTTTCCGTTCGGGAAGAAGTGGTACAGGCTGCCCTTGCCGAGACCGGTAGCCTTGCCGATCAAGGCAAGGCTCGCACCTTCGTATCCATGTTCGCGGAAAACTTCGGCCAACGGGGCTAGTGTGTCGGATCTTTCAGCGACCAAACGGGCCATTATTAGAGGCCCAAGTCGGTAAGGCTGGGGTGGTCGTCAGGGCGACGGCCGAGCGGCCAATGGTAGAGGCGATCACTTTCAGCGATCGGCATTTCGTTGATGCATGCGTGGCGGTGCGCCATCAGGCCGTCCTCTGCGAATTCCCAGTTCTCGTTACCATATGCGCGGAACCACTGGCCGTTGTCGTCGCGATATTCGTAGGCGTACCGTACAGCGATGCGATTGCCGGTGAAAGCCCAGAGCTCCTTGATGAGGCGGTATTCATGCTCCCTGTTCCACTTGCGTGTCAGAAATGCCTGGGCTTCTTCGCGGTTGGTCGCGAATTCGACTCGGTTCCGCCAGCGGGTGTCGACAGTGTAGGCGAGGGCGACCTTGGCGGCATCGCGGCTGTTCCAGCCGTCTTCGGCCAGGCGGACCTTTTCGATTGCAGTTTTGCATGTGAATGGAGGAACGGGAGGACGTGACATGGTAAACTCCTTTGGAAATTGTTGATTTTGTACTCATTGGTAAAGGCTTTACTGATTGGTACAGTAACTACGGTGTCTTTGTCTGTCAACAGACTTTCTGCGGGGTCGTCAAAATTTGGGGGCTTATCTTCGGCCTTAAATCGCGGGACCATTTTCGTTGATACAGCCAGACAATGATGAGGGTCCGCGCACCGGCCGGGTGCGGGGCGACACTTCGATCTCTGCCATTCAAAAGATAGCCGCCCTGGCCTCCAGAGGCGCGGAGCAGATCCCCGTCGCGATCATCCAACCCGGCCACGCTGCTTCAAAGCGACT
This genomic interval from Agrobacterium fabrum str. C58 contains the following:
- a CDS encoding Fic family protein, encoding MSDSQSRNRLGRFVETVAASETVRAFVPPPLPPEPAIDVLSLLERLSLAERALGRLDGITMLLPRQELFLYMYVRKEAVLSSQIEGTQSTLSDLLRFETEAQAGQPVDDIREVSNYVDAMMYGLQRLETLPMSLRLIREMHAKLLHSGRGGTKDPGEFRRSQNWIGGTRPGNALFVPPPVTEMAGCLDAFERFMHDDQSRLPALIKAGLLHVQFETIHPFLDGNGRIGRLLVTLYLCMNGVLRKPLLYLSLYLKSHRREYYRLLQEVREHGNWEAWLEFFLTGVADTANQAFEAATQIVDLFKEDRERITMESDRAGSALRIHELFQQNPFHTANQIVQVTGLSAPTVNAALADLERLGIVDEVTGRKRGRVFSYRRYLAILGEGTDPLPLNS
- a CDS encoding TetR/AcrR family transcriptional regulator, which codes for MARLVAERSDTLAPLAEVFREHGYEGASLALIGKATGLGKGSLYHFFPNGKEEMVRAVLAEIEQWFEYSVYSPLRDGDDADAAIATMLDETAKYFRSGRRVCLVGALAVANTRDLFAQAIRGYFVAWVDALQAALVRQGRDAEQARLLSEDAVLAIQGAIVLSRALDDPAVFQRAIDQLHRRLILEGATVHDEGFSNGST
- a CDS encoding DUF1348 family protein, translating into MSRPPVPPFTCKTAIEKVRLAEDGWNSRDAAKVALAYTVDTRWRNRVEFATNREEAQAFLTRKWNREHEYRLIKELWAFTGNRIAVRYAYEYRDDNGQWFRAYGNENWEFAEDGLMAHRHACINEMPIAESDRLYHWPLGRRPDDHPSLTDLGL